The following proteins are co-located in the Eptesicus fuscus isolate TK198812 chromosome 9, DD_ASM_mEF_20220401, whole genome shotgun sequence genome:
- the RNF186 gene encoding E3 ubiquitin-protein ligase RNF186 gives MACTEAPQQPAPHRPQPISAGTTTTGPAGGHRGSAGPDLECLVCREPYSCARRPKLLGCQHAFCAVCLKLLLCPQNDTWSVTCPLCRQATAVPGGLICSLRDQEAVVGRLARPCPEVWLCPQELVTPAALTAGHPGSAGEDGQDVASANRVAARRLVAHLLLLALLIVLILPFIYPGLMQWTLTFIIALALLVAALFCCHPRSRGRGRPSPRTLFCGEQKHSEIASVACVRPVQAPTAPCASAAPIFSQ, from the coding sequence ATGGCCTGCACCgaggccccacagcagccagccccccaccgTCCTCAGCCCATCTCGGCAGGAACCACCACCACGGGCCCTGCGGGGGGGCATCGTGGCTCCGCGGGTCCCGACCTGGAGTGCCTGGTGTGCCGGGAGCCCTACAGCTGTGCCCGACGCCCCAAGCTGCTTGGCTGCCAGCACGCCTTCTGTGCTGTCTGCCTGAAGCTCCTGCTGTGCCCGCAGAACGACACCTGGTCCGTCACCTGCCCGCTGTGCCGCCAGGCCACCGCCGTCCCCGGGGGCCTCATCTGCAGCCTGCGTGACCAGGAGGCCGTGGTGGGGCGGCTCGCCCGGCCGTGCCCAGAAGTGTGGCTCTGTCCTCAGGAGCTGGTGACTCCCGCCGCCTTGACAGCAGGGCACCCCGGCTCGGCGGGAGAGGATGGGCAGGACGTGGCCAGTGCCAACCGCGTGGCCGCCCGGCGCCTGGTGGCACACCTGCTCCTGCTGGCCTTGCTCATCGTCCTCATCCTGCCCTTCATCTACCCCGGCCTCATGCAGTGGACGCTCACCTTCATCATCGCGCTGGCCCTGCTGGTGGCCGCCCTCTTCTGCTGTCACCCCCGCAGCCGGGGCCGCGGCCGgccctcccccaggaccctcTTCTGCGGAGAGCAGAAACACAGCGAGATCGCCTCCGTTGCCTGTGTGCGCCCCGTCCAGGCACCCACAGCACCTTGTGCCTCTGCGGCCCCGATATTCTCACAGTGA